A portion of the Chiloscyllium punctatum isolate Juve2018m chromosome 5, sChiPun1.3, whole genome shotgun sequence genome contains these proteins:
- the LOC140476736 gene encoding cathelicidin-1-like, whose translation MHQGKMKSLQRIILFVGFFTVTVNVAVPALTSEDVASAAVTNYNKRHTPANAFKLFRILKEKEQNLNEATIHFIRLQMRETTCSTDTGIVELDDCHFKDNGVIMKCNTRVIVSRRAPRRPRVLAINCTVVSPQERFSPDEWTVLARVSSQT comes from the exons ATGCATCAAGGGAAGATGAAGAGTTTACAGAGAATTATTTTATTTGTTGGATTTTTTACAGTGACTGTCAATGTTGCTGTCCCAGCACTGACCAGTGAAGATGTGGCTTCAGCTGCTGTCACTAATTACAACAAACGCCATACACCAGCCAATGCCTTTAAGCTGTTTCGGATCCTGAAAGAAAAGGAACAG AATCTGAATGAAGCAACTATCCACTTTATTCGTCTGCAAATGAGAGAGACAACATGCAGCACAGACACAGGAATAGTGGAACTAGATGATTGTCATTTCAAGGATAATGGT GTGATAATGAAATGTAACACACGAGTGATTGTTTCAAGACGTGCCCCCAGGCGACCTCGCGTACTTGCAATTAACTGCACAGTTGTTAGCCCTCAG GAAAGGTTCTCTCCAGATGAATGGACAGTTTTGGCAAGGGTATCTTCCCAGACCTAA